One window from the genome of Echinicola vietnamensis DSM 17526 encodes:
- the mutS gene encoding DNA mismatch repair protein MutS — translation MAKAKAKAAKETPLMKQYNSIKAKHPGALLLFRVGDFYETFGEDAVTASKVLDIVLTKRANGAASHIELAGFPHHSLDSYLPKLVRAGNRVAICDQLEDPKEVKGIVKRGVTELVTPGLSFNDNVLDKRRNNYLASIYFGKQDLGIAFLDLSTGEFMCAEGNASYIEKLLQSFSPSEIIYSKADKTKAAELLKDDFTTFHCEDWVFQYDYTYEKLTDHFQTANLKGFGIETLEHGIIAAGAVLYYLEETEHKEVKHIAAISRIAEEKFVWLDKFTIRNLELVYPQQDGGVPLIQILDQTVTPMGSRMMKKWMVLPLKEKAPIEERLKVVDHFHAEQELAEEILSHLKHIGDLERIISKVAVARINPREMNQLKKALKSTLPIKELLKKQKNPSLKKLGDQINACEFLLEKIDKELKEDAPMLTHQGNIICDGVDAELDEYRKLSTSGKDYLVQIQQREIQRTGISSLKIAYNKVFGYYLEVSNTHKDKVPAEWIRKQTLVNAERYITEELKEYEDKILHAEEKLVVLEHKYFNLLVQSAGEYVTQIQENARILATVDCLLSFASVAARNGYCRPKVADTDTLEIKDGRHPVIEKQLPVGEDYVPNDIYLDNSTQQIIIITGPNMAGKSALLRQTALIVLMAQMGSFVPASYARIGIIDKVFTRVGASDNLSKGESTFMVEMTETASILNNLSDRSLVLMDEIGRGTSTYDGISIAWSIVEFLHNHPKFNAKTLFATHYHELNQLAEDFPKVKNFNVSVKEVADKVIFMRKLKEGGSEHSFGIHVAQMAGMPNPVVLRAAEIMGHLEKDKDMHQQQEKMKDVPKNNFQLSLFEIDPKFKEAQELLDSIDINTISPVEALLKLNEIKKKLD, via the coding sequence ATGGCCAAAGCAAAGGCAAAAGCAGCGAAGGAAACGCCCCTAATGAAGCAATACAACAGCATCAAAGCCAAACATCCAGGCGCCTTGCTGCTGTTTAGGGTAGGGGATTTCTATGAGACATTTGGCGAGGATGCCGTCACGGCCAGCAAAGTCCTCGACATCGTCCTCACCAAGCGTGCCAATGGTGCCGCCAGCCATATTGAATTGGCCGGATTTCCCCACCATTCACTGGACAGCTACCTTCCCAAGCTCGTGCGTGCCGGTAATCGCGTGGCCATCTGCGACCAGCTGGAAGACCCCAAGGAGGTCAAAGGCATCGTCAAAAGGGGCGTCACCGAACTCGTAACTCCCGGGCTGTCCTTTAACGACAATGTCCTTGACAAACGTCGCAACAATTACTTGGCCTCCATTTATTTTGGAAAGCAGGACCTTGGAATTGCCTTTCTGGATTTGTCTACGGGAGAATTTATGTGTGCCGAGGGCAACGCCTCCTACATCGAAAAACTCTTGCAGAGCTTCAGCCCGTCGGAGATCATATACTCCAAAGCGGACAAGACCAAGGCCGCTGAATTGCTCAAAGACGACTTCACCACCTTCCATTGTGAAGACTGGGTGTTCCAATACGATTACACCTATGAAAAGCTGACCGATCACTTCCAAACGGCCAACCTAAAGGGCTTTGGCATCGAAACCCTGGAGCATGGTATCATCGCCGCCGGCGCTGTGCTATACTACCTCGAAGAAACCGAACATAAGGAAGTAAAACACATCGCGGCGATTTCCCGCATCGCCGAAGAGAAGTTTGTTTGGCTGGATAAATTTACCATCCGAAACCTTGAGCTGGTATATCCGCAGCAAGACGGCGGGGTGCCGTTGATCCAGATCCTGGACCAAACCGTCACCCCCATGGGCTCGCGGATGATGAAAAAATGGATGGTGCTGCCCTTAAAGGAAAAAGCGCCCATTGAAGAGCGCCTGAAAGTCGTGGACCATTTCCATGCCGAGCAGGAGCTGGCCGAGGAAATCCTCAGCCACTTGAAACATATCGGTGACCTGGAGCGGATTATCAGTAAAGTAGCGGTAGCCCGGATCAATCCCCGGGAAATGAACCAGCTGAAAAAAGCCCTTAAAAGCACCTTGCCCATTAAGGAGCTGCTTAAAAAGCAAAAAAATCCTTCCCTCAAAAAGTTGGGCGATCAAATCAATGCCTGTGAATTTCTACTGGAAAAAATCGACAAAGAGCTGAAGGAAGACGCCCCCATGCTCACCCATCAAGGAAACATCATCTGCGATGGTGTAGATGCCGAACTGGACGAATACCGAAAGCTGTCCACTTCCGGCAAGGACTACTTGGTGCAGATCCAGCAGCGCGAAATCCAACGTACCGGCATCAGCTCACTGAAGATCGCCTATAACAAAGTCTTCGGCTACTACCTGGAAGTCTCCAATACCCATAAGGACAAAGTTCCTGCCGAATGGATCAGAAAGCAGACGCTGGTCAATGCCGAGCGGTATATCACAGAAGAGCTGAAAGAATATGAAGATAAAATCCTCCATGCAGAGGAAAAACTGGTGGTCCTGGAGCACAAGTACTTTAACCTGCTCGTGCAAAGTGCCGGCGAATACGTCACGCAGATCCAGGAAAACGCCCGGATCTTAGCCACGGTGGACTGTTTGCTGTCCTTTGCCAGTGTGGCGGCCCGAAACGGCTATTGCCGTCCAAAAGTGGCCGATACCGATACCCTGGAAATCAAAGACGGCCGTCACCCGGTGATCGAAAAGCAGTTGCCCGTCGGTGAGGATTACGTGCCCAACGACATCTACTTGGACAACAGCACCCAGCAGATCATCATCATCACGGGGCCCAATATGGCCGGTAAGTCGGCATTACTCCGGCAGACCGCATTGATCGTGCTGATGGCGCAGATGGGGAGTTTTGTGCCAGCCTCTTATGCCCGTATCGGAATCATCGACAAGGTGTTTACGCGGGTAGGGGCATCGGATAACCTCTCCAAGGGAGAATCTACTTTTATGGTCGAAATGACCGAAACGGCCAGCATCCTCAACAACCTCTCTGACCGCAGCTTGGTATTGATGGACGAAATCGGCCGGGGGACCTCCACCTATGATGGGATTTCCATCGCTTGGTCCATCGTAGAATTCCTGCACAACCATCCGAAGTTCAATGCCAAAACACTGTTTGCCACACACTATCACGAGCTCAATCAGCTGGCAGAAGACTTCCCCAAAGTCAAAAACTTCAATGTTTCCGTGAAAGAGGTAGCCGATAAGGTCATCTTTATGCGTAAGCTGAAGGAAGGCGGAAGTGAGCACAGCTTTGGGATCCACGTGGCGCAAATGGCCGGAATGCCTAATCCAGTGGTCTTAAGAGCCGCAGAAATCATGGGCCACCTGGAAAAGGACAAGGACATGCACCAACAGCAAGAAAAGATGAAGGACGTGCCCAAAAACAACTTCCAGCTGAGCCTTTTCGAAATCGATCCAAAGTTCAAGGAAGCCCAGGAATTATTGGACAGCATAGATATTAACACCATCTCTCCTGTGGAAGCCCTGCTTAAACTCAATGAGATCAAGAAAAAGCTAGATTAA
- a CDS encoding DUF4382 domain-containing protein: MQRFTRSLRAFWPLLLLTFSCLDDASNQHHALVNVYLVDAPGDWDQVFLEIKRVEVFVESGNSAGTEEWIPLDYLPLSNMVNVSALVNDTKLILGRGELPLGQISQVKLVFGDGQYIIQDNERLSLQFADPEDKNYIHDTNVPLAGGRSYDLVLDLDLSRSVKANPSDEQGFLFSPVMRVFENINMTKIEGKVTPVEAWPYVYAILDQDTLGTLTDSLGNFTFTGLEAATYQIYIAPRAPYLDSLTTVTTKIDSTSQLETITLPIPQTPEE, from the coding sequence ATGCAAAGATTTACACGATCCCTTAGGGCATTTTGGCCCCTTCTGCTTCTTACTTTTAGCTGTTTGGATGATGCTTCCAATCAGCACCACGCCTTGGTCAATGTATACTTGGTGGACGCCCCTGGAGATTGGGATCAAGTGTTTTTGGAAATCAAACGGGTAGAGGTATTTGTCGAAAGCGGAAACAGTGCCGGCACCGAAGAATGGATACCGCTGGATTACCTTCCCCTCAGCAACATGGTAAACGTAAGTGCCTTGGTCAATGACACCAAACTTATCTTGGGCAGGGGAGAGCTTCCCTTGGGCCAAATAAGCCAAGTAAAACTCGTATTTGGCGATGGACAGTACATCATACAAGACAATGAAAGACTTTCGCTACAGTTTGCTGACCCCGAAGATAAAAATTATATCCACGACACCAATGTACCGTTAGCAGGTGGCAGGTCTTACGATCTGGTCTTGGACCTTGACCTCAGTCGTTCCGTAAAGGCCAACCCAAGTGATGAACAAGGATTCCTGTTCTCGCCGGTCATGCGGGTCTTTGAAAACATCAACATGACCAAGATAGAAGGCAAAGTCACCCCCGTCGAGGCTTGGCCTTATGTATACGCCATACTCGATCAAGACACGTTGGGCACCCTTACCGACAGCTTGGGCAACTTCACTTTTACAGGACTGGAAGCGGCAACGTATCAAATTTATATTGCCCCAAGGGCTCCTTATTTGGACAGTTTGACCACTGTCACGACCAAAATAGACTCCACATCCCAGCTGGAGACCATCACCCTTCCAATCCCCCAAACCCCTGAGGAATAA